Proteins from a single region of Ziziphus jujuba cultivar Dongzao chromosome 1, ASM3175591v1:
- the LOC125423592 gene encoding tetrahydroberberine oxidase-like: protein MGKFLIFGIFFLFFSVSTARPHNENGHGNKFLSCFALNSPVPITNISSIIHNTSDPSYPSILQSSIQNLRFNSTTILKPCFIITPEHFSHVQAAVNCSKIHGLEVRVRSGGHDYEGLSYTARNPFVIIDLVNLRQVRIDLENGTAWVQTGATLGEVYYKIGNASNTYGFPAGTCPTLGVGGHISGGGQGFLMRKYGLAADNVLDAVIVNARGEILSRSSMGEDLFWAIRGGGAASFGVVVEWKIKLVPVPPRVTGFIVSKTLDQGATKLLHRWQQIADKFVEDLFIRPIIIVTKGGNNSTRNILVKFQSLFLGSLDQLLPLMERSFPELGLEAKDCREMRWVESILYIDDGFPSGESLEILLDRKHNMNKGFFKAKSDFVTKPISENDLENIWKVMEEGESGIMIWEAYGGKMGYISETETPFPHRGGVLFNIQYYNGWAQPGNDTETKRLDWINKVYDSMAPFVTKNPRTAYLNYRDLDLGRNKVGTFSEAKVWGEKYFKSNFYRLARVKGEVDPENFFKNEQSIIARRIPVNTKSN, encoded by the coding sequence atgggaaaatttCTCATCTTTggaatattttttctctttttctctgtttctaCTGCAAGACCTCATAATGAAAACGGCCATGGAAAcaaatttctttcttgttttgctTTGAATTCTCCAGTTCCTATTACCAACATAAGCAGTATCATCCACAATACTTCTGACCCTTCATATCCGTCTATCCTTCAATCTTCCATACAAAACCTAAGGTTCAACTCCACCACCATTCTAAAGCCCTGTTTCATCATCACACCCGAACATTTCTCTCATGTTCAAGCAGCAGTCAATTGCAGCAAGATCCATGGCCTTGAAGTTAGGGTTCGAAGTGGCGGCCACGACTACGAAGGCCTTTCTTACACAGCAAGAAACCCCTTTGTCATCATCGATCTTGTCAACCTCCGACAAGTTCGAATTGATCTAGAGAATGGAACCGCATGGGTTCAAACAGGCGCTACACTCGGCGAGGTTTACTACAAAATCGGCAATGCTAGCAATACCTATGGTTTTCCGGCCGGTACTTGCCCTACGTTAGGCGTAGGAGGCCATATCAGCGGTGGTGGACAAGGTTTTCTTATGAGAAAATATGGGCTTGCGGCCGATAATGTTTTGGACGCAGTTATAGTGAATGCACGTGGGGAGATTCTTAGTAGATCATCAATGGGGGAGGACCTATTTTGGGCCATTAGAGGAGGAGGAGCTGCAAGTTTCGGTGTCGTTGTTGAATGGAAGATAAAGTTGGTTCCGGTTCCTCCTCGAGTCACCGGGTTCATCGTCTCGAAAACACTTGATCAAGGTGCAACGAAATTGCTCCACAGATGGCAGCAGATTGCAGATAAGTTTGTTGAAGATTTATTTATCAGACCCATTATTATAGTAACCAAAGGTGGTAATAATAGTACTAGAAATATCCTAGTGAAGTTCCAGTCCTTGTTTCTTGGAAGTTTGGATCAGTTGCTTCCTTTGATGGAAAGAAGCTTCCCTGAGTTGGGTCTTGAAGCTAAAGACTGTAGAGAAATGAGATGGGTAGAGTCCATTCTATACATTGACGATGGTTTTCCATCAGGAGAGTCCTTGGAGATTTTGCTTGATAGGAAACATAACATGAACAAGGGATTCTTCAAAGCCAAATCGGATTTCGTTACCAAACCCATTTCGGAAAATGATTTGGAAAACATATGGAAGGTGATGGAGGAAGGTGAATCTGGAATCATGATTTGGGAAGCTTATGGTGGCAAAATGGGCTATATATCAGAAACAGAAACTCCATTCCCACATAGAGGAGGTGTACTGTTCAACATACAGTATTACAATGGATGGGCACAACCTGGAAATGATACTGAAACGAAACGTTTGGATTGGATTAACAAAGTCTACGATTCAATGGCTCCGTTTGTTACCAAGAATCCGAGGACTGCTTATCTGAATTATAGAGACTTGGATTTGGGAAGAAATAAAGTGGGGACTTTCTCAGAAGCCAAGGTCTGGGGTGAGAAGTACTTCAAGAGTAATTTCTATCGATTAGCAAGGGTAAAAGGTGAAGTTGATCCTGAAAACTTCTTCAAGAATGAGCAGAGTATCATTGCACGTCGAATTCCTGTTAATACTAAGAGTAATTGA